A window of Sutcliffiella cohnii contains these coding sequences:
- the trhA gene encoding PAQR family membrane homeostasis protein TrhA, with protein MANTHTFSKGEEIANAIIHGIGALLSIAALVILIVLSSFHGTAWHVVSFTLFGVTMVLLYTSSTLVHSFPPGKAKDVFEILDHSSIYFFIAGTYTPFLFVAVKGTLGWTLFGIVWGVAIIGTVFKSFFVKRFLHMSTVLYIFLGWLIVFAWGTLVENVSSQGIIYLVIGGVLYTVGAIFYVWRGFNYHHAIWHLFVMAGSIMHFFSVLTLLH; from the coding sequence ATGGCAAATACTCATACATTTTCGAAAGGCGAGGAAATCGCTAATGCCATCATACATGGGATAGGTGCCCTTTTAAGTATTGCTGCATTAGTAATATTAATAGTATTATCATCATTTCATGGTACCGCTTGGCACGTTGTCAGCTTCACACTATTCGGGGTAACGATGGTACTACTATATACTTCCTCAACTCTTGTGCATAGCTTTCCACCTGGTAAAGCAAAAGACGTGTTTGAAATTTTAGATCATTCCTCCATTTATTTTTTCATAGCTGGAACGTATACACCGTTTTTGTTTGTTGCAGTAAAAGGGACTTTAGGTTGGACGCTTTTTGGTATCGTATGGGGTGTTGCTATTATCGGAACGGTGTTTAAATCTTTTTTTGTAAAGCGGTTTTTGCATATGTCTACCGTTCTTTACATTTTTCTAGGCTGGCTTATTGTGTTTGCGTGGGGAACGTTAGTAGAAAATGTCTCTTCTCAAGGGATTATTTATTTAGTAATCGGTGGTGTGTTATACACTGTTGGTGCAATTTTCTATGTGTGGCGCGGCTTTAACTATCATCACGCAATTTGGCATTTATTCGTTATGGCAGGATCGATTATGCATTTTTTCTCTGTATTAACACTTCTGCATTAA
- a CDS encoding GNAT family N-acetyltransferase, giving the protein MQKNSKNERDKMAIKKIDIKNRDVAKTVLNIQLASYKVEAGIIGYDDIPPLHDTIESLQHCGESFYGFYLDDELCGAISFKMEKNIMDIHRLVVHPDQFRKGIASKLLTYIYDLDNIEGIVVSTATLNTPAITFYEKHGFYKEKEEKINEQLSLSFFRKEKK; this is encoded by the coding sequence ATGCAAAAAAACAGCAAAAATGAGCGAGACAAAATGGCTATAAAAAAAATTGACATAAAAAATCGTGACGTTGCAAAAACGGTATTAAACATACAACTAGCATCCTATAAAGTTGAAGCAGGAATAATCGGTTATGACGATATTCCACCTCTTCATGATACGATTGAATCACTGCAACATTGTGGTGAATCATTTTATGGGTTCTACTTAGACGACGAATTATGTGGAGCAATATCATTTAAAATGGAAAAGAACATAATGGATATACATCGTTTAGTCGTTCATCCTGACCAATTTCGTAAAGGTATTGCTAGTAAACTGTTAACATATATATATGATTTGGATAATATTGAAGGGATAGTCGTTTCTACAGCAACGTTGAATACTCCGGCTATTACATTTTACGAAAAACATGGCTTCTACAAGGAAAAGGAAGAAAAAATTAATGAACAGTTATCACTATCCTTTTTCCGAAAAGAAAAAAAGTAA
- a CDS encoding DUF4118 domain-containing protein → MHPITLIEIMIASIFILLLLMVSVILRKKWRKNGLILTSVLLVITFAFFFIRPYWIDYQIKERIVVLDEYLKERYPGESWEISSIDHTTYRQYNPYHLHVTFSKELEIQYSYHVNWKGDIKQVSVYTPDNIRLSVLNYLEIEENQ, encoded by the coding sequence ATGCATCCCATCACTTTAATAGAAATTATGATTGCTAGTATCTTCATTCTTCTACTTTTGATGGTTTCTGTAATTTTAAGAAAAAAGTGGAGAAAAAACGGGCTAATTCTTACTTCTGTTTTGTTGGTTATAACATTTGCCTTTTTCTTTATTCGTCCGTATTGGATAGATTACCAAATTAAAGAGCGTATCGTAGTACTTGATGAATATTTAAAAGAGCGTTATCCAGGGGAATCATGGGAAATTTCAAGTATTGACCATACAACTTACCGACAGTACAATCCGTATCATTTACATGTAACTTTTAGTAAAGAGCTAGAAATACAATATTCTTATCATGTTAATTGGAAAGGTGATATTAAGCAAGTTTCTGTCTATACACCTGACAATATTCGTTTAAGCGTGTTAAATTATTTGGAAATTGAGGAGAATCAATAG
- a CDS encoding VOC family protein: protein MGEKLVRVGTTYLPVINVNESAEWYVEKLGAVLSYKDEDKAIINLANQSFFLVKAVENGTANFIDAYGEERFSLTFEVAGEEALVQLRDELCQKEVKVGELEDRGHIGRNFVFYDLNGNKFDVWSELSPFFKGQFSNKM, encoded by the coding sequence ATGGGAGAGAAACTTGTAAGAGTAGGTACTACTTATTTACCTGTAATCAATGTAAATGAATCAGCCGAATGGTATGTAGAAAAGCTAGGGGCAGTGCTATCGTATAAAGACGAAGATAAAGCAATCATTAATTTAGCTAATCAAAGCTTTTTTCTTGTGAAAGCTGTGGAAAATGGAACAGCAAACTTTATTGATGCCTATGGGGAAGAACGGTTTTCGTTAACTTTTGAAGTGGCTGGGGAAGAGGCTTTAGTTCAATTAAGAGATGAATTATGTCAGAAAGAAGTTAAGGTCGGGGAACTGGAAGACAGAGGACATATCGGTAGAAATTTTGTCTTTTATGATTTAAACGGAAATAAGTTCGATGTATGGAGTGAGCTTAGTCCATTTTTTAAAGGGCAGTTTTCTAACAAAATGTAA
- a CDS encoding S41 family peptidase, whose translation MTIDNLKYVMERILSQLEQHYIFPEKVNEVRALLEENFANSKYQLDVVSLCKVITEDLQKVTKDKHLTVFYRPGLSVDQSLDQILIEDEMKKGKVDNYGFHKMERLTGNVGYIDIRKFYSVQLGAETVISVMNYIANTDALIIDLRKNGGGRLEMITFLASFFFETSTHVNSVYNRSENTLIQEWTQPFVPGKRYVNKPIFLLTSDFTFSGGEAFAYSLQQLNRAKVVGEVTGGGAHPVMFARVEGDIHIRIPNRRSINPITNTNWEGTGVFPNVQMKNEEAFHYSYKKALQYVKEKYEPIKGYEFLVKEINSTIREITR comes from the coding sequence ATGACAATTGATAATTTGAAATATGTAATGGAACGAATCCTTTCTCAACTAGAACAGCATTATATTTTTCCAGAAAAAGTTAACGAAGTCCGTGCTTTATTGGAAGAAAACTTTGCAAATAGCAAATACCAATTAGATGTTGTATCGCTTTGTAAAGTAATTACTGAAGATTTGCAAAAAGTTACAAAGGATAAACATTTAACTGTTTTTTACCGTCCAGGTCTCTCTGTAGATCAGAGTTTGGATCAAATATTGATAGAAGATGAAATGAAAAAAGGTAAGGTAGATAACTACGGTTTTCATAAAATGGAACGACTTACAGGAAACGTAGGTTATATCGATATCCGTAAATTTTACAGTGTACAACTCGGGGCGGAAACAGTAATTAGCGTAATGAACTACATTGCAAATACAGATGCATTAATTATCGATTTAAGAAAAAACGGGGGAGGAAGATTAGAAATGATCACATTCCTTGCTTCCTTTTTTTTCGAAACATCAACACATGTCAATAGCGTCTATAACCGATCGGAAAATACTTTAATACAAGAATGGACCCAACCTTTTGTTCCTGGAAAACGGTATGTAAATAAACCCATCTTTCTCTTAACGAGTGATTTTACTTTTTCAGGTGGAGAAGCATTTGCGTATAGTTTACAACAGTTAAACAGAGCGAAAGTAGTTGGTGAGGTAACTGGAGGAGGGGCTCATCCAGTAATGTTTGCACGTGTTGAGGGAGACATTCATATCCGAATTCCGAATAGAAGGTCAATTAATCCGATTACGAATACGAATTGGGAAGGGACAGGGGTGTTTCCTAATGTGCAAATGAAAAATGAAGAGGCATTTCATTATAGTTACAAAAAGGCTCTACAATATGTCAAAGAAAAGTATGAACCTATTAAAGGTTATGAGTTCTTAGTGAAAGAAATTAATTCTACCATTAGGGAAATAACCAGGTAA
- a CDS encoding GNAT family N-acetyltransferase: MNIFKATNHDLEGVSNLFNLYRMFYNQPFDLEGARSYITERMEKGESVIFVAKIDDEYVGFTQLYPTFSSISMKKAWILNDLYVDEQARGQGVGEKLLQRAKELAVQTGAKSISLSTALDNYTAQRLYEKNGYERDEHFYQYELSLSK, translated from the coding sequence ATGAATATTTTTAAAGCTACAAATCATGATCTTGAAGGTGTATCAAACTTGTTTAATTTATATCGGATGTTCTATAACCAACCTTTCGATTTGGAAGGAGCACGTTCTTACATAACAGAAAGAATGGAGAAAGGTGAATCTGTTATTTTTGTTGCAAAAATTGATGATGAGTATGTCGGTTTCACTCAACTTTATCCGACTTTTTCTTCTATCTCGATGAAAAAAGCGTGGATTCTAAACGATCTTTACGTAGATGAACAGGCAAGAGGGCAAGGCGTAGGAGAAAAGCTATTACAAAGGGCAAAGGAGTTAGCCGTTCAAACGGGTGCTAAAAGTATAAGTCTAAGTACTGCACTTGACAATTATACTGCCCAAAGGCTTTACGAGAAAAACGGATACGAACGGGACGAACATTTTTATCAATATGAACTTAGTTTAAGTAAATAA
- a CDS encoding TIGR04104 family putative zinc finger protein, which yields MPTCQSCGTKWGWKQTIKKSFTFHSALECPYCGKKQYWTTKSRRKVSFSTMIIPFFIIVPSLFTISRLLILSMLISLCLLVLSIIPFIMELSDEEEPLW from the coding sequence ATGCCTACTTGTCAATCTTGTGGAACAAAATGGGGCTGGAAGCAAACGATTAAAAAATCGTTCACCTTTCATTCAGCGTTGGAATGTCCTTACTGCGGTAAAAAGCAATATTGGACAACAAAGTCACGGAGAAAGGTAAGTTTTTCTACTATGATTATTCCCTTTTTTATTATTGTTCCATCTCTTTTTACTATTTCCCGATTGCTTATTTTAAGTATGTTAATAAGTTTATGTTTGTTAGTTCTTTCGATAATCCCTTTTATTATGGAATTGTCGGACGAGGAAGAGCCCCTTTGGTAG
- a CDS encoding alpha/beta fold hydrolase, which produces MWMYYKEFGIEHSTLMVFIHGGGVSGWMWDKQVEYFRSKFHCLVPDLPEHGKSIHEGHFTIDGAADKIINLINEKSNGKRVIAIGFSLGAQVLIAMIGKKPQLIDFAMINSPLVKKIPFANALTNSMMFAFPLVKYKAFSKIQAKSMYITEDYYDIYYEESCQLTKDSFLRVMKENMSFTIPHKFNTSNSKILVTVGEKERKIMKDSMKEVTNNSSNSKGVILPNIGHGFSLAHPDLFNRVLEEWIENDVNTL; this is translated from the coding sequence ATTTGGATGTATTACAAAGAATTTGGAATAGAACATTCAACACTGATGGTTTTTATCCATGGCGGTGGAGTAAGTGGTTGGATGTGGGATAAACAGGTTGAATATTTTCGTTCGAAGTTTCATTGTTTAGTACCCGACCTTCCCGAACACGGTAAAAGTATTCATGAAGGCCACTTTACGATTGATGGGGCTGCCGATAAAATTATTAACCTAATTAATGAGAAAAGTAATGGTAAACGTGTTATTGCAATAGGATTTTCGTTAGGTGCTCAAGTTTTAATTGCTATGATAGGAAAGAAACCACAGCTAATTGATTTCGCTATGATTAATAGCCCTTTAGTTAAAAAAATTCCTTTCGCTAATGCTTTAACTAACTCGATGATGTTTGCATTTCCTTTAGTGAAATATAAAGCATTTTCCAAAATTCAAGCGAAATCCATGTACATAACAGAAGATTATTATGACATTTATTATGAAGAAAGCTGTCAACTAACTAAGGATAGTTTTCTGCGGGTTATGAAAGAAAATATGTCATTTACAATACCACATAAGTTTAATACTTCTAACAGCAAAATTTTAGTAACAGTCGGAGAAAAAGAAAGAAAAATCATGAAAGATTCAATGAAAGAAGTTACAAACAATAGCTCCAATAGCAAAGGTGTAATTTTACCTAATATCGGTCATGGTTTTTCTTTAGCCCACCCAGACCTTTTTAACCGCGTGCTCGAAGAATGGATTGAAAATGATGTTAATACCTTATAA
- a CDS encoding DUF2711 family protein, which yields MDEAYRRAPKPHKYAVCAYEGTSIKEFYKNVFEEVYIFFHPFLKPKSKELQVNGFPTTKETKQNYEVVTWREFITLSGLNNIQQLDIGLRTNILGLSKEYADQEAATIIKDVCQKYGLLEPSEGVFPNILIENVLNAVKEVGHGWIWCGDEHCTKRKLEYINDLIDGTVEIYLNRNLFTHDHKILITTHWDSHFSFLCSDKATVKRIVESTNLEGFYCTNKTKIYWSLEK from the coding sequence ATGGATGAAGCGTATCGAAGGGCTCCTAAACCACATAAATACGCTGTATGCGCTTATGAAGGTACCTCAATAAAGGAATTTTATAAAAATGTATTTGAAGAAGTTTATATTTTTTTTCATCCATTTTTAAAGCCTAAAAGTAAAGAGTTGCAAGTTAATGGCTTTCCAACTACTAAGGAAACAAAGCAAAATTACGAGGTAGTTACATGGAGGGAATTTATAACATTGTCAGGTTTAAATAACATCCAACAATTGGATATCGGTCTGCGAACGAATATTTTAGGGCTAAGTAAAGAATATGCAGATCAAGAGGCAGCAACGATCATAAAAGATGTGTGTCAAAAGTACGGCCTTCTTGAACCAAGCGAGGGTGTTTTTCCAAATATCTTAATCGAAAATGTACTTAACGCTGTAAAAGAAGTTGGCCATGGTTGGATATGGTGTGGAGACGAACATTGTACAAAAAGAAAGCTTGAATATATTAATGATTTAATAGATGGAACTGTAGAAATCTATTTAAATCGAAACCTCTTCACACATGATCATAAAATTTTAATAACAACCCACTGGGACAGTCACTTTTCTTTTTTGTGCTCAGATAAGGCAACGGTAAAAAGAATAGTAGAGTCTACTAATCTAGAAGGGTTTTACTGTACAAACAAAACAAAAATATACTGGAGTTTAGAAAAATAA
- a CDS encoding pentapeptide repeat-containing protein has translation MVAEIKIDKPKIPMGLTSASFQDVFSNEEPYLGSSVVESSIVESKQIEKVEFYQVVFRNVTFTDVSFRKIELTDVIFENCDLSNVQLIEGSLHRVEFIDCKLIGLNLSDSTLKNVLFTNCNLNLSGFGYGNLKQVSFLTCSLQNADFYECTFSKVQFQQCEINDANFTGTPLKGIDLSSSTFQRLTVAVEDLRGCEVSVEQAVGFATLLGLKIKD, from the coding sequence ATGGTAGCCGAAATTAAGATTGATAAACCCAAAATACCAATGGGGTTAACGAGTGCAAGTTTTCAAGACGTATTCTCCAATGAAGAGCCATACTTAGGCTCAAGTGTAGTGGAGAGTTCCATAGTGGAAAGTAAACAAATAGAAAAAGTGGAATTCTATCAAGTTGTATTTCGTAACGTTACATTTACAGATGTATCTTTTAGAAAAATAGAGCTTACAGATGTTATTTTCGAAAATTGCGATTTATCTAATGTCCAGTTAATAGAAGGTAGTTTACATAGAGTGGAATTCATTGACTGTAAATTAATCGGGTTAAACCTTTCGGATTCGACGTTGAAAAATGTATTGTTTACGAACTGCAATCTAAATTTAAGTGGATTTGGTTACGGTAATTTAAAGCAAGTTTCTTTTCTTACCTGTTCATTACAAAATGCTGATTTTTATGAATGTACATTTAGTAAAGTTCAGTTTCAACAATGTGAAATAAATGATGCTAACTTCACTGGTACCCCATTAAAAGGAATTGATTTAAGTTCTTCTACGTTCCAACGACTTACCGTTGCAGTGGAAGACTTAAGAGGTTGTGAAGTTTCTGTGGAACAAGCGGTTGGGTTTGCTACGCTGCTTGGATTAAAAATTAAAGACTAA
- a CDS encoding DinB family protein, producing MKNFFTYNWQVRQEWFEWCKHIKEEELTKSRVGGVGSILETLFHIVEVEYSWIRAIQRKEDIVVTFKEYDTLDKIMSLSKRYEEEITEFLNGNLFEMKNEHVYIPWDKNTYIVDDILHHLVAHEIHHIGQLSVWARELGKRPVPANFIGRNIRK from the coding sequence TTGAAAAACTTCTTTACGTATAACTGGCAAGTTCGTCAAGAATGGTTCGAGTGGTGTAAGCATATAAAAGAAGAAGAATTGACTAAATCTCGAGTTGGTGGAGTTGGGAGTATATTAGAAACACTGTTTCATATAGTAGAGGTTGAATATAGTTGGATACGAGCTATTCAACGTAAGGAGGATATTGTCGTTACCTTCAAAGAATATGATACGTTGGACAAAATCATGTCTTTATCTAAAAGATACGAAGAAGAAATAACCGAATTTTTAAATGGTAATTTGTTTGAGATGAAAAATGAACATGTTTACATTCCGTGGGACAAAAATACATATATAGTTGATGATATACTGCATCATCTCGTCGCACATGAAATTCATCATATCGGACAATTATCAGTATGGGCGAGGGAGTTAGGAAAAAGACCAGTTCCTGCAAATTTTATTGGTAGAAACATAAGAAAATGA
- a CDS encoding MBL fold metallo-hydrolase: MYKHHLFALFTVILLIITGCAQESTNLGNNTSVHNQEQNSIDKEPPSIKEEIEVEKNANEKESQSLSELKVHYMNVGQADSTLLQFTVEGEAFHILIDAGNWNRNDVVNYLHAQNVSHIDIAIGTHPDADHIGQLDKVINTFDVGEVWMSGNTNSSQTFQRVLEAIDKSGADYYEPRMGDEFEIGSLEIAVLYPKTITENDNEESISLKITYGDIRFIFTGDASKKNELNMMQSGFDLDADILQLGHHGSSTSTDPAFLSTVNPSIAIYSAGVDNSYGHPHDEVVNLVQNAGIDLYGTDVHGTIIVSTDGRDYRVFTNRDGTITPSSKKGTPSGNDKTEKPKQDSNVTNGCLNVNSASIDELQGIKHIGIERAEQLVNIRPFKSIDDLSRINGIGPARIKDIKEQGLACIGG; encoded by the coding sequence ATGTACAAACACCATCTTTTTGCTCTATTCACCGTTATCCTCTTAATCATTACAGGATGCGCACAAGAGTCTACAAATTTAGGAAATAATACAAGTGTACACAACCAAGAGCAAAACTCTATTGATAAAGAACCTCCGAGTATAAAGGAGGAAATAGAAGTTGAAAAAAATGCAAACGAAAAAGAAAGTCAATCGTTATCTGAGTTAAAAGTTCATTACATGAATGTTGGTCAAGCTGATTCCACATTATTGCAATTCACTGTTGAAGGTGAAGCGTTTCATATACTAATTGACGCAGGAAATTGGAACCGAAATGATGTTGTAAACTATTTACATGCTCAAAACGTATCACATATCGACATTGCGATTGGCACTCATCCAGATGCTGACCATATTGGCCAACTGGATAAAGTAATTAATACATTTGACGTTGGGGAAGTTTGGATGTCCGGTAATACGAACTCTTCGCAAACGTTTCAACGGGTACTAGAAGCCATTGATAAAAGTGGTGCAGATTATTATGAACCGAGAATGGGCGATGAATTTGAAATAGGATCATTAGAAATTGCTGTCTTATATCCAAAAACAATCACAGAAAACGACAATGAAGAGTCCATTTCTTTAAAAATTACGTACGGTGATATTCGTTTTATCTTTACTGGAGATGCTAGTAAGAAAAACGAATTAAATATGATGCAAAGTGGATTTGATTTAGATGCAGATATTTTACAATTAGGTCACCACGGTTCATCTACTTCAACAGACCCTGCGTTTCTTAGTACAGTAAATCCATCTATTGCTATTTATAGTGCTGGTGTTGACAATAGTTATGGACACCCTCATGATGAGGTCGTTAACCTTGTCCAAAATGCTGGAATCGACTTATACGGTACGGATGTTCATGGTACTATTATCGTTTCAACAGATGGAAGAGATTACAGAGTTTTCACGAACAGGGATGGAACAATTACCCCTAGTAGCAAAAAAGGAACTCCTTCTGGGAACGATAAGACAGAGAAACCTAAACAAGACTCTAATGTAACTAACGGCTGTCTTAATGTGAATTCTGCATCTATTGATGAATTACAAGGGATAAAACATATTGGCATCGAACGAGCAGAACAGTTAGTCAATATTAGGCCTTTTAAATCTATTGATGATTTATCTCGTATAAATGGAATCGGTCCAGCAAGAATAAAGGATATTAAAGAACAAGGACTAGCCTGTATAGGAGGGTAG
- a CDS encoding DUF3006 family protein → MKGYLDRIEDDKYAVILVEEIGKEYVLSKDQLPDGSSIHSYFDVKIEDDRITSLTLDEKTSISEQQKVDSMMAKLRSKSKGSKFSKK, encoded by the coding sequence ATGAAAGGATATTTAGACCGAATAGAAGATGATAAATATGCCGTTATTTTAGTTGAAGAAATCGGAAAAGAATATGTTCTTTCTAAAGACCAATTACCAGATGGAAGTAGTATTCATTCTTATTTTGACGTTAAGATTGAAGATGATCGTATAACTTCGTTAACACTGGATGAGAAGACGTCTATCTCCGAACAACAAAAAGTAGATTCTATGATGGCAAAGCTGCGATCAAAAAGTAAAGGTAGTAAGTTTTCCAAAAAATAA
- a CDS encoding cytochrome P450, whose protein sequence is MIGRKSSSPPGPKGKFFNGNLREFQADPLQFMRKTTEQFGGISLLRFGPFQKVYLVNDPKLIKEILVTKQKYFIKSNDIRSLKTVVGDGLLTSEKEKHMYQRRLIQPAFKKQHIINYGQDMIETTLQYIAKWQDGEERDITEDMMNITLGIISKTMFSMKLEEGHSMIGEPMEAVMTLAIKRMRAIFPLPLWIPTKENQQFKNAIKKLDQVLYEIIEKRQNQGVEMEDLLGMLMAARDEKDGIGMTNTQLRDELMTIFLAGHETTANALSWTLYLLSQHPDKEEKLKDEISRVVLKREPQAEDFMKLPFAQNVVWESMRLFPPAYVVGREVDRNVEIGGHTLKRGDMILISQYVMHRNAEYFENPDTFIPERFENNFMRSLPPYVYFPFGGGPRVCIGNHFALMETVLTLVCIIQQYSLRLAPKHHTVKPQPLITLRPKHGIRMVVKKR, encoded by the coding sequence ATGATAGGTAGAAAGTCTAGTTCTCCTCCAGGACCAAAAGGAAAGTTTTTCAATGGGAACTTGCGTGAGTTCCAAGCAGACCCACTGCAATTTATGAGGAAAACAACGGAACAATTTGGCGGAATATCGTTGTTAAGATTTGGTCCCTTTCAAAAAGTGTACCTCGTAAATGACCCAAAGTTAATTAAAGAAATACTAGTAACAAAACAAAAGTATTTTATTAAATCTAATGATATTCGGTCTTTGAAAACAGTGGTTGGAGATGGATTACTCACAAGTGAAAAAGAAAAGCATATGTATCAACGTCGGCTTATCCAACCTGCTTTTAAAAAGCAGCATATTATTAATTACGGACAAGATATGATTGAAACAACGTTACAATACATTGCAAAGTGGCAGGATGGAGAAGAACGGGATATAACAGAGGATATGATGAATATAACATTAGGTATAATAAGTAAAACGATGTTCAGTATGAAGCTAGAAGAAGGGCATAGTATGATTGGGGAGCCAATGGAAGCTGTAATGACACTAGCAATTAAACGAATGAGAGCTATTTTTCCTTTACCTTTGTGGATTCCTACAAAAGAAAATCAACAGTTTAAAAATGCTATTAAGAAGCTTGATCAAGTTCTCTATGAGATAATTGAAAAACGTCAAAATCAAGGTGTTGAAATGGAAGATTTACTAGGAATGTTAATGGCAGCTCGAGATGAAAAAGATGGTATTGGGATGACCAATACGCAGCTTCGAGATGAACTTATGACCATTTTTTTAGCAGGACATGAAACGACAGCCAATGCATTATCTTGGACGCTTTATTTACTATCACAGCATCCAGACAAAGAAGAAAAGCTTAAAGATGAAATATCCAGAGTAGTGTTAAAGCGTGAACCCCAGGCAGAAGATTTTATGAAATTACCATTTGCTCAAAATGTTGTGTGGGAGTCTATGCGCCTTTTTCCACCGGCTTATGTAGTTGGTAGAGAAGTAGATAGAAATGTAGAAATAGGTGGACATACATTAAAAAGGGGAGACATGATCTTAATAAGTCAATATGTGATGCATCGAAACGCTGAATATTTTGAGAACCCGGATACGTTTATACCAGAGAGATTTGAAAATAACTTCATGAGAAGTCTCCCGCCTTACGTATATTTTCCATTTGGGGGTGGTCCTAGAGTATGTATCGGAAACCATTTCGCTCTCATGGAAACAGTTCTAACTCTTGTATGTATTATCCAACAATATAGTCTTAGACTTGCACCGAAACATCACACGGTAAAACCACAACCTTTGATTACATTAAGACCAAAGCATGGCATTCGAATGGTAGTGAAGAAAAGGTAA
- a CDS encoding L,D-transpeptidase family protein, with product MIHTVKVGETLNQIAIDYRKPLATIISANPGINPNMIYPGQSIVIPGFPSPNTIPYRIEVSINNRHLRLLRNGSLQKQYPIAVGRILYGTPVGDFIIINKAPNPGGPFGTMWMSLSKQHYGIHGTNDPSSIGKAVSRGCIRMYNRDVEELASIVPIGTLVSIRP from the coding sequence CTGATTCATACGGTAAAAGTTGGTGAAACGTTAAATCAAATCGCTATCGACTATCGGAAGCCCTTAGCTACTATTATCAGTGCCAATCCTGGCATAAATCCAAATATGATCTATCCAGGTCAATCCATTGTTATTCCAGGCTTTCCATCACCTAATACAATCCCATATCGAATAGAAGTCTCCATTAATAATCGGCATTTACGTTTATTGAGAAATGGTTCTCTTCAAAAGCAGTATCCCATTGCTGTTGGTAGAATTTTGTATGGAACTCCAGTTGGTGATTTTATCATTATTAATAAGGCACCAAACCCTGGTGGTCCTTTTGGGACAATGTGGATGAGTTTATCGAAGCAACATTACGGTATTCACGGCACTAATGACCCAAGTTCGATTGGAAAAGCAGTATCTAGAGGATGTATTCGTATGTATAATCGGGACGTGGAGGAGTTAGCAAGCATCGTTCCGATTGGTACATTAGTTTCTATTCGACCTTAA
- a CDS encoding DinB family protein produces the protein MNFALKEAVEILERTPKSLEAFLTGLSSNWLQCNEGDATWNVTEVILHLIEAEKHNWITRLEFILQEGESNPFPAFDRYSHLSINKSSSITELVEHFKEIRAKNIEKLLQLIESEDHLERTGYHPAFGVVKVRELISTWVVHDLTHIAQIVRVLANRYSNDVGPWIEYLSILKRN, from the coding sequence ATGAATTTTGCACTAAAAGAGGCAGTTGAAATTTTGGAAAGAACACCAAAGTCACTAGAAGCCTTTTTAACAGGATTATCAAGCAATTGGCTACAATGTAACGAAGGAGATGCGACATGGAATGTAACAGAAGTAATTCTTCACCTTATTGAAGCTGAGAAGCATAATTGGATCACTAGATTAGAATTTATATTGCAGGAAGGTGAGAGTAACCCCTTCCCCGCCTTCGATCGTTATTCCCATCTAAGTATTAATAAATCAAGTTCCATAACAGAGCTAGTTGAACACTTTAAAGAAATACGGGCAAAAAATATCGAGAAACTACTTCAACTCATCGAATCAGAAGATCATCTTGAAAGAACTGGATATCATCCAGCTTTTGGTGTAGTAAAAGTACGTGAATTAATTTCAACATGGGTTGTACATGATCTCACTCATATCGCCCAAATCGTTCGAGTGTTAGCAAATAGATATAGTAACGATGTTGGACCGTGGATAGAATATTTAAGCATTTTAAAAAGAAACTAA